A stretch of the TM7 phylum sp. oral taxon 349 genome encodes the following:
- the pyrD gene encoding dihydroorotate dehydrogenase (quinone), which translates to MKRAIRKLSRQGYRHVAKPLLFREHPDKAHAHMIMAARGLQKARLTGVLNVWRYQNLRLEQELLGIRFKNPIGMSAGLDKNFDLPPIAKRIGLGFEIGGSTTARVCAGNPRPWFKRLPSEKSIVVNVGLANNGIERNIERIHSYPQKLWRDFPLSVSVAKTNSPQTATDDEAINDYCESLRLLERENVAPLYEVNVSCPNTYGGEPFTTPVRLEKLLSAIDELHLTKPVFIKLPTDKSWTQFKALLRVIDSHRVAGLTIGNLVKNRAKLKHPDGLSSDVKGNLSGLPAQKITTELIYKTYEAYRDRFVIIGVGGVFTAVDAYEKICAGASLVAMVTALMFEGPQVVGEINEGLVKLLDRDGFATITEAIGSAHRS; encoded by the coding sequence GTGAAACGGGCGATTCGCAAACTGAGTCGGCAGGGCTACAGGCATGTCGCGAAGCCGTTATTATTCCGCGAGCATCCGGATAAAGCCCATGCGCATATGATTATGGCGGCGCGTGGACTGCAAAAAGCACGGCTCACTGGCGTGCTGAATGTATGGCGCTACCAAAACCTGCGGTTAGAGCAGGAACTTCTCGGGATTCGCTTCAAAAATCCGATCGGCATGTCGGCAGGGCTTGATAAGAATTTTGATTTACCGCCAATTGCAAAACGAATTGGGCTGGGATTTGAGATTGGCGGTTCGACGACGGCTCGTGTGTGCGCCGGTAATCCGCGTCCGTGGTTTAAACGGCTGCCGAGCGAGAAGTCTATTGTCGTTAATGTTGGACTGGCAAACAATGGGATCGAGCGTAATATTGAGCGTATTCATTCGTACCCTCAGAAATTATGGCGTGATTTTCCATTGAGCGTATCAGTTGCAAAAACAAATTCGCCGCAGACGGCGACGGATGACGAGGCGATTAACGATTATTGCGAAAGTTTGCGGTTACTTGAGAGGGAAAACGTTGCACCGCTGTACGAGGTAAACGTCAGCTGTCCGAATACGTACGGTGGTGAACCATTCACAACGCCGGTACGGTTAGAAAAACTGCTTTCAGCGATTGACGAATTGCACCTGACAAAACCAGTGTTTATCAAATTGCCGACCGATAAATCGTGGACGCAGTTTAAAGCGCTGCTGCGTGTTATAGATAGTCATCGCGTTGCCGGGCTAACGATTGGAAATTTGGTAAAAAATCGAGCGAAGTTAAAACATCCGGACGGACTCAGCAGCGACGTAAAAGGCAACTTGAGCGGATTGCCGGCGCAGAAAATTACGACAGAGCTGATTTATAAAACATACGAAGCGTACCGTGATCGGTTCGTGATTATCGGTGTTGGCGGCGTGTTTACAGCGGTTGATGCCTATGAAAAAATCTGTGCCGGCGCAAGCTTGGTCGCGATGGTAACGGCGCTCATGTTTGAGGGGCCGCAGGTTGTGGGTGAGATTAACGAAGGGCTTGTAAAGCTGCTTGACCGCGATGGCTTTGCGACAATAACTGAGGCGATTGGATCGGCGCATCGCTCATAA
- a CDS encoding PadR family transcriptional regulator yields MDQNADSSGAVNQPPQPTKSAESYADQLATQLRKGFLAYCVLVICAQQPHYTGDLVKRLHQAELVVVEGTIYPLLGRLQRDGLLRYDWQESEQGPPRKYYALTEYGQHVMIELKQRIRTLSSTLKTLEKGAKS; encoded by the coding sequence ATGGATCAAAATGCAGATTCTAGCGGCGCAGTCAACCAGCCGCCGCAGCCAACTAAAAGCGCAGAAAGCTACGCCGATCAGCTTGCGACGCAATTGCGCAAAGGATTTTTGGCGTATTGCGTGCTTGTGATTTGCGCGCAGCAGCCACATTATACCGGCGATCTCGTCAAGCGACTACATCAGGCAGAGCTCGTCGTGGTAGAGGGAACGATTTATCCGCTCCTCGGGCGGCTGCAGCGTGATGGATTATTGCGCTACGATTGGCAGGAAAGCGAGCAGGGACCGCCGCGCAAGTACTATGCTCTCACGGAATATGGGCAGCACGTTATGATTGAACTAAAACAGCGTATTAGAACGCTAAGCTCGACGCTAAAAACGCTAGAGAAAGGAGCGAAGTCGTGA
- a CDS encoding undecaprenyl-diphosphate phosphatase encodes MAWWQAIILGIVEGITEFLPVSSTGHLTIVEKLMGMNLNDASLTAFTAVIQIGAIAAAVVYFWNDIWRVLSAWWRGLWWGRARRKFDYAYGWAIIIGSVPIAVVGLAFKDEIETVLRSLWFVAFALIGWSVVMWLADMYGRTKRTETDTTWRDTLIIGIAQCLALIPGVSRSGATISAGLLRGFDRVAVTKLSFFLGIPALVAAGALQAVTEHKHIAAGVGWGNTLLATAVSAVVGYAVIAWLLKYVAHNNFSAFIWYRVILGGLVIALLASGVITAV; translated from the coding sequence GTGGCGTGGTGGCAAGCGATTATCCTAGGTATCGTTGAGGGCATTACGGAGTTTTTGCCAGTTTCCTCAACAGGCCATTTAACGATTGTTGAAAAACTGATGGGCATGAACCTGAACGACGCGAGCCTAACGGCGTTCACTGCGGTGATACAAATCGGTGCGATTGCCGCTGCGGTTGTATACTTTTGGAACGATATTTGGCGCGTGCTAAGCGCATGGTGGCGTGGTTTATGGTGGGGGCGTGCTCGGCGCAAATTTGATTATGCGTATGGCTGGGCGATTATCATTGGCTCAGTACCAATTGCAGTTGTCGGTCTAGCTTTTAAGGATGAAATTGAGACGGTACTGCGCAGTCTGTGGTTTGTTGCGTTTGCACTGATTGGCTGGAGTGTTGTGATGTGGCTAGCAGATATGTATGGTCGAACAAAGCGCACTGAAACTGATACAACGTGGCGCGACACATTGATCATTGGCATAGCGCAATGTCTAGCGTTGATTCCTGGTGTGAGCCGTTCTGGTGCGACAATTTCTGCTGGTCTATTACGCGGTTTTGATCGTGTAGCGGTAACAAAACTAAGTTTCTTTCTTGGTATTCCAGCGCTTGTAGCGGCGGGTGCGCTGCAAGCGGTTACTGAGCACAAGCATATCGCGGCTGGCGTGGGGTGGGGAAATACACTGCTTGCGACGGCTGTATCGGCTGTTGTTGGTTATGCTGTCATCGCATGGCTGTTGAAATATGTTGCTCATAATAATTTCTCGGCGTTTATTTGGTATCGCGTGATACTTGGCGGATTAGTGATTGCATTGCTCGCGAGCGGTGTAATCACTGCGGTGTAA
- the raiA gene encoding ribosome-associated translation inhibitor RaiA: MIADVEVAGIRGYTPDEPTKKYIRKKIGALDRLVTRHARKTISAVVKVEEVNRDHGNKYEVEAVLTVPDKTIKAKDSTVNVLAATDIVEQKLAAQLRKYKEDRVPHVGRRGLLARFKRSYDREA; encoded by the coding sequence ATGATCGCAGATGTCGAAGTAGCCGGTATCAGGGGCTATACTCCTGATGAGCCAACCAAAAAATATATTCGCAAAAAAATTGGCGCACTTGATAGACTTGTTACGCGTCATGCTCGCAAAACAATTAGCGCTGTCGTAAAAGTTGAGGAAGTTAATCGCGACCACGGCAATAAGTATGAGGTTGAAGCGGTTTTGACTGTGCCGGATAAAACAATAAAGGCAAAAGACTCGACGGTTAATGTGCTTGCTGCGACCGATATTGTTGAGCAGAAATTAGCAGCGCAGCTGCGCAAATATAAAGAAGACCGCGTGCCGCATGTTGGGCGGCGCGGACTTTTGGCGCGGTTTAAGCGCAGTTACGACCGCGAAGCGTAA
- a CDS encoding helix-turn-helix domain-containing protein → MKYYTNIPVSIKAVTEFRVKVLEHKAKYGIKSTMDAFSVSRSTVYAWQKRYLASRK, encoded by the coding sequence ATGAAATACTACACCAATATACCCGTATCTATTAAAGCTGTAACCGAATTTCGCGTCAAGGTGCTGGAGCATAAGGCAAAGTACGGTATCAAGTCCACTATGGATGCTTTCTCGGTTAGCCGCAGCACCGTCTATGCTTGGCAGAAGCGATACTTGGCGTCTAGAAAATAA
- a CDS encoding insulinase family protein: protein MKHTVSEVRLANGARGLLIDVPGATVMSFRFHFRAGNRYVGDKTVYETAHIMEHMAFGANAQFANEHAYEAEFTKNGAYHNAMTSDLSMVYVAECADFEWERILRLQQVAICQPRFKQEELDAEKGNVRSELTGYLNNNGYVLWPKIQQLMGDDIYTFRQRLRLIDNVTLRHIRHHHALTHTSDNMRFVIAGNLHGRKAHIQRMLEAWELPRGKRFDVPRDELRKAGPTLIHRKEASNLTFGWSMALPRELDDDEDEAMACLNHILTGTMHSRIFGAARKKGLAYGMFSETSTGFYDSGWDFGGQVNLETADELFDIIVREVRAVLNGEITENEINAAKSYALGRYQMGAQTVAQISNFYRGRYFGDGFVRNYDHVPDEIRNVSRERMLRTAREFIDANTWVFAGVSSGVKDDIVRINNKLETLFK, encoded by the coding sequence ATGAAACATACTGTATCAGAGGTGCGCTTAGCAAATGGCGCGCGCGGATTGTTGATTGATGTACCAGGTGCGACGGTGATGAGTTTCCGCTTTCATTTTCGTGCTGGTAACCGCTATGTTGGCGATAAAACTGTATATGAAACAGCGCACATTATGGAGCATATGGCATTTGGCGCGAACGCGCAGTTTGCGAATGAACATGCCTATGAAGCAGAATTTACCAAGAATGGCGCTTATCATAACGCGATGACAAGTGATTTGTCGATGGTGTATGTGGCGGAATGCGCGGATTTTGAATGGGAACGGATCCTGCGCTTGCAGCAAGTCGCAATTTGCCAGCCGCGATTCAAGCAAGAGGAACTTGATGCTGAAAAGGGTAATGTGCGCAGCGAGCTTACAGGCTATTTGAACAATAATGGGTATGTATTGTGGCCAAAAATCCAGCAGCTGATGGGCGATGATATTTATACGTTTCGACAGCGTTTGCGGCTGATAGATAATGTCACGCTTCGGCATATCCGCCATCATCATGCATTGACGCATACAAGTGATAACATGCGTTTTGTCATTGCCGGAAACCTGCATGGGCGTAAGGCGCATATCCAGCGCATGCTTGAAGCGTGGGAACTTCCGCGGGGCAAACGCTTTGACGTGCCGCGCGATGAGTTAAGGAAGGCTGGCCCGACCTTGATTCATCGCAAAGAAGCGAGTAATCTGACCTTCGGCTGGAGTATGGCGCTGCCGCGTGAGTTAGATGACGATGAAGATGAAGCGATGGCATGTCTGAACCACATCTTAACTGGTACGATGCACTCGCGTATTTTTGGTGCCGCGCGCAAGAAAGGCTTAGCATATGGCATGTTTAGCGAGACATCAACAGGATTTTACGATAGCGGCTGGGACTTTGGCGGGCAGGTTAATTTAGAAACGGCCGACGAGTTATTTGACATTATTGTGCGTGAAGTTAGGGCAGTACTAAACGGCGAGATTACCGAAAATGAAATTAATGCCGCAAAATCATACGCATTAGGGCGCTATCAGATGGGTGCGCAAACGGTTGCGCAGATTAGTAATTTTTACCGCGGGCGCTATTTCGGCGATGGTTTCGTGAGGAATTACGATCACGTGCCGGACGAAATCCGTAACGTTTCGCGCGAGCGTATGCTGCGTACGGCGCGTGAGTTTATTGATGCAAATACCTGGGTATTTGCAGGCGTTAGTAGCGGCGTGAAGGACGATATTGTGCGAATTAACAATAAGCTTGAGACGTTATTTAAGTAA
- the serS gene encoding serine--tRNA ligase gives MKSMLDIRFIRENAERVQTAATQKGYQVSIAQLLELDDSRRTLQRQVDELRQKRNEIAAKMKNGQPEQTLIDQGKQIKTELVELEEHLKKVDTECIASIKTVPNVTADDVPLGGEADSVEFKRWGEQPTGAVDHLDYATKRGWVDFERGAKVAGAKFYYLKGDLALLENAVTQFALNFLIAKGFTYMTVPHMVNSRTAEGAGFAPKGNVSDDQYFVEGEDLTLIGTAEMPLTGYHADDIIDEKKMPLYYVGYSPCYRKEAGAYGKHARGLFRVHQFNKLEMYIFCTPEQSLDMHEKILSLEEEIWQAIGIPYHVVNIAAGDLGAPAFKKYDIEYWSPVDGMYRELTSCSNCTDFQTHSLNIRVRRADGSLDTAHSLNGTAVSLARSLVAILENCQTADGKLCIPEVLRPYMGNREEI, from the coding sequence ATGAAAAGTATGTTAGATATTCGGTTTATCAGAGAGAATGCGGAGCGCGTACAGACAGCGGCGACGCAAAAGGGGTATCAAGTTTCAATTGCGCAGTTGCTAGAGTTGGATGATTCGCGGCGAACGTTACAGCGGCAAGTTGACGAGTTACGTCAGAAGCGGAACGAAATCGCTGCAAAAATGAAGAACGGGCAACCAGAGCAAACATTGATTGATCAGGGTAAGCAGATAAAAACCGAACTTGTTGAGCTTGAGGAGCACCTAAAAAAGGTCGATACTGAATGCATAGCATCGATCAAGACTGTGCCGAACGTAACCGCTGATGATGTTCCGCTCGGCGGCGAAGCCGATAGCGTGGAATTTAAACGCTGGGGCGAGCAGCCAACAGGTGCGGTTGACCACCTAGATTATGCGACGAAACGCGGTTGGGTTGACTTTGAACGCGGCGCGAAGGTTGCCGGTGCGAAATTTTATTATCTAAAAGGCGATTTGGCTCTACTTGAAAACGCGGTGACACAATTCGCGCTTAATTTTCTAATCGCGAAAGGCTTTACCTATATGACGGTGCCGCACATGGTAAATTCGCGCACCGCTGAAGGCGCAGGGTTCGCGCCGAAGGGGAATGTGAGCGACGACCAATATTTTGTTGAAGGCGAGGACCTGACGCTGATTGGTACAGCAGAAATGCCGCTTACCGGGTATCATGCCGATGATATAATTGACGAGAAAAAAATGCCGCTTTATTACGTCGGCTATAGTCCGTGTTATCGCAAAGAAGCAGGCGCGTACGGCAAACATGCGCGCGGATTGTTCCGTGTTCACCAGTTTAATAAGCTAGAGATGTATATCTTTTGTACGCCCGAGCAATCGCTTGATATGCACGAAAAGATTTTATCGCTTGAAGAAGAAATTTGGCAAGCTATCGGCATTCCGTACCATGTCGTGAATATTGCGGCAGGAGACTTAGGCGCGCCGGCATTTAAAAAGTATGACATTGAATACTGGTCGCCGGTTGACGGTATGTACCGTGAGTTAACGAGCTGTTCAAATTGTACGGATTTTCAGACGCATAGCCTGAACATTCGTGTGCGGCGCGCTGACGGTTCGCTTGATACGGCGCATTCGCTGAATGGTACGGCAGTAAGCTTAGCGCGGAGCTTGGTGGCAATTCTAGAGAATTGCCAAACAGCGGATGGCAAACTGTGCATTCCTGAAGTACTTCGACCATATATGGGCAACCGCGAGGAAATTTAG
- a CDS encoding PspC domain-containing protein, with protein sequence MKEVTRMHLAKTPYSIEVDAKKALEGYLAAIEKTMQAEPEAMREIEARMVELLAERGVAKDGVISLDDVNALKTQMGDPKEFSENGETRESSDEATESPNDTRRKSQKRLMRDTQQGVLGGVCSGLAAYFGIDVVLVRLIAVGLLFVSFGTAVLAYIVLWLVVPEAKTAADKLQMRGEPVTLDSLKNFSMGEITGRDIVSNGSEIARKCIGITTGVIALIMMAGFLIALVVGGWSGFSIIGLLDSFAAQPYVLGMLISLIIGGVALVLLCGLFAAMALTWRARRSVVLSMLAALIVGSLAVSSTAIFGLQVSAELPRDVKRLTRVVKLDLPDMTGVKSIRMKDDAMHLGLQYKKSSEPTRAELHYMDLKGVEKPEVKFDRQGDVLYVNVSHKSNSRCVNGSAGAVFLLGSRTGMLCGGDFNWARVVFYGPVDIVTGDTNQFELAE encoded by the coding sequence GTGAAAGAAGTTACTAGAATGCACTTGGCGAAAACGCCGTACAGCATAGAAGTTGATGCGAAAAAAGCACTTGAAGGGTATCTGGCTGCGATCGAAAAAACGATGCAAGCCGAGCCAGAGGCGATGCGGGAAATTGAGGCGCGCATGGTTGAGCTGCTAGCGGAGCGCGGCGTCGCAAAAGACGGTGTTATTTCGCTTGATGACGTCAATGCATTGAAAACGCAAATGGGCGATCCAAAAGAGTTCTCAGAAAATGGCGAAACGCGCGAGTCATCGGACGAAGCCACAGAATCTCCAAATGATACGCGCCGTAAATCGCAGAAACGCCTTATGCGCGATACGCAGCAGGGTGTACTCGGCGGCGTATGCAGCGGTTTGGCGGCATATTTTGGTATTGATGTTGTGCTAGTGCGGCTGATCGCGGTCGGATTATTATTTGTGTCGTTTGGCACGGCAGTGCTTGCCTATATTGTATTATGGCTCGTGGTTCCCGAAGCGAAAACAGCGGCCGATAAATTACAGATGCGCGGTGAACCAGTGACGCTGGACAGCCTGAAGAATTTTTCAATGGGCGAGATAACAGGTCGGGATATTGTTAGTAATGGTAGCGAGATCGCGAGAAAGTGTATTGGCATCACGACAGGTGTGATTGCGTTAATAATGATGGCAGGCTTCCTGATTGCCCTTGTCGTTGGCGGTTGGTCTGGTTTCTCAATTATCGGGCTGCTCGACAGCTTCGCGGCACAGCCGTATGTGCTGGGTATGCTGATTTCGCTGATTATCGGCGGTGTAGCGCTCGTACTGTTATGCGGTCTGTTTGCAGCGATGGCACTAACATGGCGGGCACGCCGATCGGTGGTACTGAGCATGCTGGCGGCGCTGATTGTTGGCTCGCTCGCGGTTTCAAGCACGGCAATATTTGGACTACAAGTGAGCGCGGAATTGCCGCGCGATGTAAAACGCTTAACAAGAGTGGTTAAATTAGATTTGCCAGATATGACAGGCGTGAAATCTATCAGAATGAAAGATGACGCTATGCACCTTGGTCTGCAGTATAAAAAATCAAGTGAACCGACGCGCGCCGAGTTGCACTACATGGATCTGAAAGGCGTAGAAAAGCCGGAGGTCAAATTTGATCGGCAGGGCGACGTATTATATGTTAACGTCAGCCATAAATCCAATAGTCGGTGCGTAAATGGCTCTGCTGGCGCAGTATTTCTGCTTGGCTCGCGCACTGGCATGTTGTGCGGCGGCGACTTTAATTGGGCGCGCGTTGTATTCTACGGTCCAGTCGATATTGTTACGGGTGATACGAATCAATTTGAACTTGCCGAGTAA
- the secA gene encoding preprotein translocase subunit SecA → MVTRDKALTKVFGDPQKRILKRLQKKVDEINKLGSKYKKMSTDELATQTDVLRKELKKKHVTLDAILPDAFAVVREMSDRVIGERHYDVQLIGSMVLHEGNVAELKTGEGKTLMSTLAAYLNALEGKGVHIVTVNDYLAQRDAGWMGQIYDALGMTTGVIINDASFLYDREYDNEHHTDLRMKKLRPCTRKEAYEADITYGTNNEFGFDYLRDNMVNEIGLVRQRELNFAIVDEVDSILIDEARTPLIISAPAAENPDSYYQFAKIAAQLTPDDYTLEEKHKQVALSDQGVEKVQKMLGIKNLYTPEYVRSVYHMDQALRAQTLFHRDKDYVVTNDGEVIIVDEHTGRLKQGNRYNEGLHQAIEAKEGVPVLQESMTLATISFQNYFRLYKKLSGMTGTAFTEAEEFQQIYSLDVVVVPPNKPIARKDHEDLIYKTEKGKLKAVAQAIKEYHAEGRPVLVGSGSIAKNEMIADYLDKEGIKYEILNAKNNEHEAEIIARAGEKGAITLATNIAGRGTDIKLGEGVKELGGLVVIGSERHESRRIDNQLRGRGGRQGDPGDTQFYVSTEDDLMRIFQGERIAALMERLGVDEETAIQNKAVSKTLEAAQKRVEGYNFDTRKNVVQYDNVINRHRKVVYTMRRKILEGDNIKPEIQRLLGVKVAELTDVPAKNNPKFAEEFEEIIPLDPEEIKKIGATKKDRVRRDMALEAAQKLYAEKESEMGEDLIRRIEREVYLQVLDTLWMQHLENMQHLREGIHWRSVGQRDPLVEYRSESQKLFDSLQATLRDEVLRAIYHVRPTDAISRESVDDDHETELTKLAETSVEHGVNEITGGEENRDRDFTKTKTAKTNADVNRKRNAARKKKKAQRQNRKKRR, encoded by the coding sequence ATGGTTACGAGAGACAAAGCGTTGACAAAGGTGTTCGGCGATCCGCAGAAGCGGATTTTGAAGCGTCTACAAAAAAAGGTTGACGAGATTAATAAGCTTGGTTCAAAGTATAAAAAAATGTCAACTGACGAGTTGGCGACGCAGACCGATGTGCTGCGCAAAGAACTTAAGAAAAAGCACGTAACACTTGATGCGATCTTGCCGGATGCGTTTGCGGTGGTGCGCGAAATGTCCGACCGTGTGATCGGCGAGCGGCATTACGATGTACAGTTGATCGGTAGCATGGTGTTGCACGAGGGTAACGTCGCTGAGCTAAAGACTGGCGAAGGAAAAACGCTCATGTCAACGCTGGCGGCGTACTTGAACGCGCTTGAAGGCAAGGGTGTTCATATCGTGACGGTGAACGATTACCTGGCGCAGCGCGACGCCGGCTGGATGGGGCAGATCTATGACGCGCTTGGCATGACGACGGGTGTTATTATCAACGACGCGTCGTTTTTGTATGATCGTGAATACGATAACGAGCATCACACTGACCTGCGCATGAAAAAGCTGCGCCCCTGTACGCGCAAAGAGGCTTACGAGGCGGATATCACATACGGGACGAATAATGAATTTGGGTTTGATTATTTGCGCGATAACATGGTGAACGAAATCGGGCTTGTGCGCCAACGTGAACTTAATTTTGCGATCGTCGACGAGGTTGACTCAATTTTGATCGACGAAGCGCGTACGCCGCTTATCATTAGCGCGCCAGCCGCTGAGAACCCGGATAGCTATTATCAGTTCGCAAAAATTGCGGCGCAATTGACGCCTGACGACTATACGCTTGAGGAAAAGCATAAGCAAGTGGCACTGAGCGACCAGGGCGTTGAGAAAGTTCAGAAGATGCTTGGCATAAAAAACTTGTACACGCCGGAGTATGTGCGTAGTGTGTATCATATGGATCAGGCCTTGCGTGCGCAAACATTATTCCATCGCGACAAAGACTATGTAGTGACAAATGATGGCGAAGTGATTATCGTTGACGAGCATACCGGTCGTTTGAAACAGGGTAACCGCTACAACGAAGGATTGCATCAGGCGATTGAGGCGAAAGAAGGCGTACCGGTACTGCAAGAAAGCATGACGCTCGCGACAATTTCGTTTCAAAATTACTTCCGATTATATAAGAAATTGAGCGGCATGACAGGTACGGCCTTTACTGAAGCTGAAGAGTTTCAACAAATTTATTCACTTGACGTCGTGGTCGTACCGCCGAATAAACCAATTGCTCGCAAAGATCACGAGGATCTGATCTACAAAACTGAAAAAGGTAAGTTAAAAGCGGTGGCGCAAGCGATTAAGGAATACCATGCTGAGGGTCGTCCTGTGCTCGTTGGCTCGGGGAGTATTGCTAAAAATGAGATGATCGCCGATTATCTAGATAAAGAAGGAATTAAATACGAGATTCTCAATGCAAAAAATAATGAGCATGAAGCAGAGATTATTGCGCGGGCAGGCGAGAAAGGCGCGATTACACTTGCGACAAATATTGCTGGGCGCGGTACTGATATTAAGCTTGGCGAAGGCGTAAAAGAGCTTGGTGGACTCGTAGTGATTGGCAGTGAGCGTCACGAATCACGCCGCATCGACAACCAGCTGCGTGGACGCGGCGGCCGCCAAGGCGATCCGGGTGATACGCAGTTTTACGTATCAACCGAGGACGACTTGATGCGAATCTTCCAGGGCGAACGTATTGCGGCACTTATGGAGCGCTTGGGTGTTGACGAAGAGACGGCGATTCAAAACAAAGCCGTGTCGAAGACGCTTGAGGCGGCGCAAAAACGTGTCGAAGGCTATAACTTTGATACGCGCAAAAACGTTGTTCAGTACGACAATGTGATTAATCGTCACCGCAAGGTTGTCTATACGATGCGGCGCAAGATTCTTGAGGGCGATAATATCAAACCGGAAATCCAGCGGTTGCTTGGCGTTAAGGTGGCTGAGCTAACAGATGTACCCGCTAAGAATAACCCGAAGTTTGCCGAGGAATTTGAAGAGATTATTCCACTTGATCCAGAAGAGATTAAGAAGATTGGCGCGACCAAAAAGGATCGCGTACGGCGCGATATGGCGCTTGAGGCGGCGCAAAAACTGTATGCCGAGAAAGAATCGGAAATGGGCGAAGATCTGATTCGCCGGATTGAGCGCGAAGTGTATCTTCAGGTGCTTGACACCTTGTGGATGCAGCACCTAGAAAATATGCAGCACTTGCGCGAGGGTATTCACTGGCGTAGTGTTGGGCAGCGTGATCCGTTGGTTGAGTACCGTAGCGAGTCGCAGAAGTTGTTTGACAGTTTGCAGGCGACGTTACGCGACGAAGTACTGCGGGCGATTTATCATGTGCGCCCGACCGACGCGATCAGCCGCGAATCAGTTGACGATGATCATGAGACTGAGTTGACTAAACTTGCAGAGACATCAGTTGAGCATGGTGTGAACGAGATTACCGGTGGTGAAGAGAATCGCGACCGTGATTTCACTAAAACAAAAACTGCGAAAACTAACGCTGATGTTAACCGTAAACGTAACGCTGCGCGCAAGAAGAAAAAGGCGCAGCGCCAAAATCGTAAGAAGAGGCGATAA